A genomic region of Litoribrevibacter albus contains the following coding sequences:
- a CDS encoding ricin-type beta-trefoil lectin domain protein codes for MKIQSAAKGFLACAVVVGAQLDADVLHASEQDDAVYELAQGCYAIQSPTTGYYLKKYYKGGPVDNGLSYRFESGSIEEATHFFFKPTSYANYLMTDRDGRYFASHLPAEISAGRYAGVFAEWKMDAHGDAANGFKFSFRGNALNMGLRHNYSDGGLYFFDLLNPTNNTSETQFNLVAQSDCTPFPEVTTNVSGDTSALKGDASLPIRGFVDPHTHITSYEFMGGKMMHGKPFHRWGVETALSDSSSVHGPDGSLDIIGNLYTFGDVNKRYDTRGWPDFPWWPNHEQMSHSGYYYKWIERAYLSGLRLMVTDLVENEVLCKVQSTVNPGSWINPNSCNTMDSIRLQVQRLNEMQAYIDAQSGGPGKGFFQLVNSPEQAREVIANGQMAVLMGVEASETFNCGKKDSCNRNSVEAQLNELYDLGVRTIYPAHKFDNQISGSRVEHGFINVGQLLATGKFFETKECDEETGGKYFTSGFPIIGEVPFIKEILDVAGLNPQYDETIQHCNKHGLSELGVYLVNRMIDKGMLIELDHTSSDSATAIMDIVEARNYSGVISSHSWMSPSRDGSLQNNLKRVIHAGGFVAPYNWNAKSIAGSISQYLEEVEKTPYLNAVSFGTDMSGLGSQPGPRDDVDTNPLNYPYTSEFGLVFNKQVSGNRTFDLNVDGIAHYGMVADHIQDLREQASSRVYEAVMNSAEGYLQMWERAEANTNEDYVNPLMPYVSIYNRKAGRCMDVPGHDDNLNNGTNVQLWDCDDDSYDQHWIYDKERQMFVNRADPTKCLDNRGQAYNNGEIVIWDCVDSDNLRWTYTGNVLASKHDGNIVADAYSTGNGGNVGQWEYHGADWQQWELRPFMPVHRWVDFRDKRSGKCLDVTNSQTANGTKVQLHDCNGTAAQQWYYDSIKGTLKSQLAGNLCLDVPNGDVSEGVQLQIWECQDGNLNQQFDRSNKAFRSRHNTNRVVDAAGTDNGAAIVMWEYHGGDNQKWRPGLN; via the coding sequence ATGAAAATCCAAAGTGCTGCGAAAGGCTTTCTGGCGTGCGCCGTGGTGGTGGGTGCACAGTTAGATGCCGACGTGTTACACGCAAGTGAGCAAGACGATGCGGTGTATGAACTGGCTCAGGGCTGTTATGCCATTCAATCGCCAACAACCGGATATTACCTGAAGAAATACTACAAAGGCGGGCCGGTCGATAACGGTTTAAGTTACCGATTTGAATCCGGGTCGATCGAAGAGGCAACACACTTCTTCTTTAAACCAACCTCCTACGCTAACTATTTAATGACCGACCGGGATGGCCGTTATTTTGCCAGCCACCTGCCAGCAGAGATCAGTGCTGGACGCTATGCGGGCGTGTTTGCTGAGTGGAAGATGGACGCACATGGCGACGCGGCGAACGGCTTCAAATTCAGCTTCCGTGGTAATGCCTTGAACATGGGCTTACGCCATAACTACAGTGATGGTGGTCTCTACTTCTTTGACCTTCTGAATCCAACCAACAACACCAGTGAAACCCAGTTTAATCTGGTGGCTCAATCTGACTGTACGCCGTTCCCTGAAGTGACGACCAATGTGTCGGGTGATACTTCGGCATTAAAAGGCGATGCGAGTCTTCCTATTCGTGGCTTTGTTGATCCGCATACGCACATTACCTCCTATGAATTTATGGGCGGTAAGATGATGCACGGTAAACCATTCCATCGTTGGGGTGTTGAGACTGCATTGAGTGACAGTAGCTCGGTTCACGGGCCAGACGGCTCGTTGGATATCATTGGTAACCTCTATACCTTTGGTGATGTGAACAAACGCTATGACACGCGCGGTTGGCCGGATTTCCCTTGGTGGCCAAACCATGAACAAATGAGCCACTCCGGTTATTACTACAAGTGGATCGAGCGTGCGTATTTGTCGGGCTTACGTCTGATGGTGACCGATCTCGTAGAAAACGAAGTGCTGTGTAAAGTGCAGTCCACTGTGAACCCTGGCAGCTGGATTAACCCGAACAGCTGTAACACTATGGACAGTATTCGTTTGCAGGTTCAGCGATTGAATGAAATGCAAGCATACATTGATGCTCAATCGGGCGGTCCGGGCAAGGGCTTCTTCCAGCTAGTCAATTCACCTGAGCAAGCGCGTGAAGTGATTGCTAATGGTCAAATGGCCGTGTTGATGGGCGTTGAAGCGTCTGAAACTTTCAACTGCGGTAAGAAAGACTCGTGTAATCGTAATTCCGTTGAGGCTCAGCTAAACGAGCTTTACGATTTGGGTGTTCGTACCATTTACCCAGCGCATAAGTTCGATAACCAAATCAGTGGTTCTCGTGTTGAGCATGGCTTCATTAACGTTGGTCAGTTGCTTGCAACCGGTAAGTTCTTTGAAACCAAAGAATGTGACGAAGAAACCGGCGGTAAGTACTTTACGTCCGGTTTCCCAATCATCGGTGAAGTGCCGTTCATTAAAGAGATTCTTGACGTTGCGGGACTTAACCCTCAATACGATGAAACCATTCAGCACTGTAACAAGCATGGCTTGAGCGAGTTGGGTGTGTATCTTGTGAACCGCATGATTGATAAAGGTATGCTGATCGAGCTGGATCACACCAGTTCAGACAGTGCTACAGCGATCATGGACATTGTGGAAGCGCGTAACTACAGCGGTGTGATTTCATCGCACAGCTGGATGAGCCCTTCGCGTGACGGCAGTCTGCAAAATAACCTGAAGCGTGTGATTCATGCCGGTGGTTTCGTGGCACCGTATAACTGGAACGCCAAATCAATCGCCGGCAGCATTTCTCAGTATCTTGAAGAAGTTGAGAAAACACCGTACCTCAATGCAGTAAGCTTCGGTACCGATATGAGTGGTTTAGGTTCTCAGCCTGGTCCACGTGATGATGTGGACACCAATCCACTGAATTACCCATACACCTCTGAATTCGGCTTGGTATTCAACAAGCAGGTTTCCGGCAACCGTACCTTCGACCTGAACGTTGATGGTATCGCTCATTACGGCATGGTGGCTGATCACATTCAAGACTTGCGTGAACAAGCGTCCTCCCGTGTCTATGAAGCGGTGATGAATTCGGCTGAAGGGTACCTGCAAATGTGGGAACGAGCAGAGGCTAACACCAACGAAGATTACGTTAACCCGCTGATGCCGTATGTATCGATCTACAACCGTAAAGCTGGTCGTTGCATGGACGTTCCAGGGCACGACGACAACCTCAATAATGGCACTAACGTTCAGCTTTGGGATTGTGATGACGACTCTTACGACCAACACTGGATTTACGATAAAGAACGTCAAATGTTCGTAAATCGTGCTGATCCAACCAAGTGTCTGGACAACCGTGGTCAAGCCTACAACAACGGTGAGATCGTAATCTGGGATTGTGTTGACAGCGACAACCTACGTTGGACTTACACGGGCAATGTCTTGGCAAGTAAACACGACGGCAACATCGTGGCTGATGCTTACAGCACAGGCAATGGCGGTAACGTAGGGCAGTGGGAATACCACGGCGCTGATTGGCAACAATGGGAGCTAAGACCTTTCATGCCTGTACATCGCTGGGTAGACTTCCGCGACAAGCGTTCAGGTAAATGTCTGGATGTGACCAACAGTCAAACTGCAAACGGCACCAAAGTTCAGTTGCATGACTGTAACGGCACTGCGGCTCAACAATGGTATTACGATTCCATCAAGGGCACCTTGAAGAGTCAGTTGGCAGGTAACCTATGTCTGGACGTACCAAACGGTGATGTCTCAGAAGGTGTTCAACTGCAGATTTGGGAATGTCAGGATGGCAACCTCAATCAACAATTTGATCGCAGCAACAAAGCCTTCCGTTCTCGTCACAACACCAACCGTGTTGTGGATGCGGCAGGTACTGATAATGGTGCAGCCATCGTGATGTGGGAATATCACGGCGGTGATAACCAAAAATGGCGCCCAGGCTTGAACTAA
- a CDS encoding glycerophosphodiester phosphodiesterase produces the protein MMNTVLKPLLTILILIASINQAFAIEILAHRGASGEYPQSTALAFQKALEQGADILELDVHFSKDKHVIINHDADLTKNVGTSDKIKDLTLAEIKALDAGHQFTVDDGASYPFRNQGLVLLTLNELFELFPYERFNVEIKVDDDALAESVWQIIAYYQLQNRVVVASQHRAAMKHFRNVSHGEVKTSATIAELVEASIAWSTGFGWAFKPKFDIAQLPFSITTKPYVQFFQKKGVTVDLWTVNDVDDIERAVNLGVDGIIGDYPGRIYDVLESAGYR, from the coding sequence ATGATGAATACCGTATTAAAACCATTACTTACCATCTTGATACTCATCGCCTCTATAAATCAGGCGTTTGCTATCGAAATTCTTGCCCATCGTGGTGCGTCAGGTGAATACCCGCAAAGCACCGCTCTGGCATTTCAAAAAGCGTTGGAACAAGGGGCGGATATTCTGGAATTAGACGTTCATTTCTCCAAAGACAAACACGTCATCATTAACCACGATGCTGACTTAACGAAAAACGTGGGGACTTCTGACAAGATCAAAGACCTAACCCTGGCAGAAATTAAAGCGCTTGATGCCGGTCATCAATTCACCGTGGATGACGGCGCGAGTTACCCATTTAGAAATCAAGGCTTAGTGCTGCTTACCCTTAACGAACTGTTTGAGTTGTTTCCTTACGAGCGATTCAATGTGGAAATCAAGGTGGATGATGACGCGCTGGCAGAAAGCGTTTGGCAAATCATTGCCTACTACCAACTGCAAAACCGTGTTGTGGTTGCCAGCCAACACCGCGCAGCCATGAAGCATTTCCGTAACGTGAGCCACGGCGAGGTCAAAACCAGTGCCACCATTGCGGAGTTAGTCGAAGCCAGTATTGCCTGGAGCACCGGCTTTGGATGGGCGTTCAAACCTAAATTCGATATCGCTCAACTCCCGTTCTCCATCACCACCAAACCTTACGTTCAATTCTTTCAGAAGAAAGGCGTCACCGTTGATCTTTGGACAGTGAACGACGTAGACGACATCGAACGTGCGGTTAACCTAGGCGTTGATGGCATTATTGGGGATTACCCAGGCCGTATCTATGATGTGCTGGAAAGTGCAGGGTATAGATGA
- a CDS encoding substrate-binding periplasmic protein, translating to MANFLRLFLSSAVGVSITLNAFAKDLDVAFGQNRPPFIFQESGKWKGLEVDIVQEALSYKGHSIRSSAHMVNRRLEIAVAQMDYDAAAGVQYIDDGTFYSNSFVTYINYAISRAGEGVVINSIQDLTKYKPAAWQNAYRNLGSEFVKYYGPESDGDYLKDYMEFGNQEAQNAFFWAGRANVIIVDKFIFLWYRKQLANQYNTGVDLVFHKIFPKETSYQVNFRDKNLRDDFNEGLQFLRESGRYQQLFDQYIQ from the coding sequence ATGGCGAATTTTTTAAGACTTTTTCTATCGTCAGCTGTTGGTGTATCGATCACCTTGAATGCGTTTGCAAAGGATTTAGATGTTGCGTTCGGGCAAAATCGCCCGCCATTCATTTTTCAGGAAAGTGGGAAATGGAAAGGTTTGGAGGTGGATATTGTTCAGGAGGCTTTAAGCTATAAAGGACATTCGATCAGAAGTTCGGCACATATGGTTAATAGGCGGCTGGAAATAGCTGTCGCACAGATGGATTATGATGCCGCAGCAGGCGTGCAATATATTGATGATGGAACTTTCTATTCAAACAGTTTTGTTACTTATATTAACTATGCCATTTCCCGAGCAGGTGAGGGTGTAGTAATCAACAGCATTCAGGACTTAACCAAGTATAAGCCTGCGGCTTGGCAGAATGCCTACCGAAATTTAGGATCAGAGTTCGTCAAGTATTATGGGCCAGAATCTGATGGGGACTATTTAAAAGATTACATGGAGTTTGGCAATCAAGAAGCACAGAATGCTTTCTTCTGGGCTGGAAGAGCGAATGTAATTATCGTCGATAAATTCATATTTCTTTGGTATCGCAAGCAACTGGCTAATCAATATAACACTGGCGTCGACTTGGTCTTTCATAAGATCTTTCCAAAAGAAACAAGCTATCAGGTTAACTTTCGAGACAAAAATCTAAGAGATGACTTTAATGAAGGGCTCCAATTTCTTAGAGAAAGTGGTCGGTATCAACAGCTGTTTGATCAGTATATACAGTAA